In Pithys albifrons albifrons isolate INPA30051 unplaced genomic scaffold, PitAlb_v1 scaffold_44, whole genome shotgun sequence, one genomic interval encodes:
- the LOC139685217 gene encoding zinc finger protein 852-like, whose translation MEEEAGRKRKMPRDPQAGPELSTESTEDKSPRQNLLAEVDLSGSTAQEVTGEENPWRSHRRRSSKLRTGCSKEEKPSISWEGSQSLSQSSDPVLQQQLHTKEKRYKCLECGKSFSQSYSLIRHQMIHTGERPYECSECGMLFQTSSHLLTHQRTHTGERPFRCTDCGKSFTRNDTLIKHRRNHTGERPYKCRECGKMFLSRSDLLKHQQTHTEERPYKCEECGKSYQRSSTLLRHQRTHTEERPFRCTDCGKSFNRNFTLTIHRRIHTGERPYECGECGKSFNFRSNLTQHQRTHR comes from the exons atggaggaggaggctgggaggaagaggaagatgccacgggacccccaggcag gccctgagctgagcacggagagcacggaggacaaatccccccggcagaacctgctggcagaggtcGATTTGAGTggctccacagcacaggaagtgACTGGGGAGGAAAATCCATGGAGATCCCATAGGAGGAGGAGCTCCAAACTCAGGACAGGGTGCTCTAAAGAGGAGAAACCCTCCATCTCCTGGGAGGGCAGTCAGAGCTTGAGCCAGAGCTCCGATCCGgtgttgcagcagcagcttcacacaaaggagaagcgctacaagtgcttggaatgtgggaagagcttcagccagagctaCAGCCTGATCCGCCATCAGATGATCCACACCGGGGAACGTCCGTACGAGTGTTCAGAGTGTGGGATGCTGTTTCAGACCAGCTCGCATCTCCTCACACACCAGCGCacacacaccggggagaggcccttccgctgcacggactgtgggaagagcttcacccgCAACGACACCCTCATCAAGCACCGGCGCAACCACACCGGGGAGAGACCATACAAGTGTAGGGAGTGTGGGAAGATGTTTCTGAGCAGATCAGATCTCCTCAAACAtcagcagacacacacagaggagcgACCCTACAAGTgtgaggagtgtgggaagagttATCAGAGGAGCTCAACTCTCCTCAggcatcagcgcacacacacagaggagaggcccttccgctgcaccgactgcgggaagagcttcaaccGAAACTTCACCCTCACCATccaccggcgtatccacaccggggagaggccttatgagtgtggggagtgtgggaagagcttcaactTTAGAAGTAACTTGACTcaacaccaacggacccaccgGTAA
- the LOC139685196 gene encoding olfactory receptor 10AG1-like produces the protein MSQRRGLENHTVGSGFILLAFCDHSSLQGLCFTVLLVTYLVVLAGNSLIALITVLDCSLHSPMYFFLRNLSFLEICYTSVTLPKMLVGVLRADGRISFLGCAAQLYFLVLLGSTECLLLAAMAYDRYVAICHPLHYPLAMSRGLCTRLVLGSWGAVTPVQVGQTYQLFTLPFCASHDLRHFFCDVPPLLDLACADTFWNQVVLHTIILGFAVLPFCLIVLSYIQIIRAILKIPSVLGRHKAFSTCSSHLMVLTLFYGSATVIYLKGHSRDSGDPDKYFALFYTIVTPMFNPLIYSLRNKEVRIALKKLLWTK, from the coding sequence atgtcCCAAAGGAGAGGCTTGGAGAACCACACCGTTGGATCTGGATTCATTCTTCTGGCATTTTGTGACCACTCCAGCCTGCAGGGCCTGTGCTTCACTGTGCTCCTGGTCACCTacctggtggtgctggcagggaACAGCCTGATTGCCCTCATCACAGTGCTGGACTgcagcctgcacagccccatgTACTTCTTCCTGAGGAACTTGTCCTTCCTGGAGATCTGCTACACCTCAGTCACTCTGCCAAAAATGCTGGTGGGTGTCCTGAGGGCAGATGGCAGGATCTCCttccttggctgtgctgcccagctgtaTTTCCTGGTCCTGTTGGGCAGCACCGAGTGCCTTCTCCTGGCTGCCATGGCCTACGACCGCTACGTGGCCATCTGCCACCCCCTGCACTATCCCCTGGCCATGAGCAGGGGGCTCTGCaccaggctggtgctgggctcctggggggctgtcaCACCAGTACAGGTAGGGCAGACCTACCAGCTGTTCACTTTGCCCTTCTGTGCCTCCCACGACCTTCGTCACTTCTTCTGTGACGTCCCTCCACTGCTGGACCTGGCCTGTGCAGACACATTCTGGAACCAAGTGGTGCTGCACACCATCATCCTGGGTTTTGCAGTTCTTCCCTTCTGCCTAATAGTTCTGTCTTACATTCAAATTATCAGGGCAATTCTGAAAATCCCCTCAGTTCTGGGcaggcacaaagccttttccacctGCTCCTCACACCTCATGGTGCTGACACTCTTCTATGGCTCAGCCACAGTCATCTACTTAAAGGGACACTCCAGGGATTCCGGAGATCCTGACAAATACTTTGCCTTGTTTTACACAATTGTGACTCCCATGTTTAACCCTCTCATCTACAGTCTGAGGAATAAGGAAGTGAGAATTGCCCTGAAGAAACTCCTGTGGACAAAGTAA